A genomic segment from Juglans regia cultivar Chandler chromosome 14, Walnut 2.0, whole genome shotgun sequence encodes:
- the LOC118344517 gene encoding NADH--cytochrome b5 reductase 1-like — protein MELMQISLAHLLGTAFALSLVAIPAAYLYFTNKRKGCLNPDKFNEFKLVKKTQLNHNTARFRFSLPTPTSVLGLPAGQYVICRGKDNQGEEVIRPYTPITLDSHVGYFELVVKMYPMGKMSHHFREMREGDYLSVKGPTGSFKYKPGQARAFGMLAGGSGITAMFQLTRAILENRKDKTNVHLIYANVTLDDILLKEELDAFARNFPNRFKVFYVLNEPPVPWNGGVGFITKEMIQTHFPAPAPDVQILRCGPPAMNMAMKAHVDALGYTSDMCYNEP, from the exons ATGGAGCTTATGCAAATTTCCCTGGCCCACTTGCTCGGGACAGCTTTTGCTCTATCTTTGGTGGCCATACCTGCTGCCTATTTATATTTCACCAATAAACGCAAAG GTTGTTTAAATCCTGACAAGTTCAACGAATTCAAACTTGTTAAGAAAACTCAGCTAAACCATAATACTGCAAGGTTCAGATTTAGTCTTCCTACACCCACTTCAGTATTGGGTCTTCCCGCCGGACAGTATGTAATTTGCAG AGGAAAGGATAACCAAGGTGAAGAAGTGATTAGACCATATACACCAATTACTTTGGACTCTCATGTGGGTTACTTTGAACTGGTTGTAAAG ATGTATCCCATGGGAAAGATGTCCCACCATTTTAGAGAGATGCGAGAAGGCGATTACCTGTCTGTGAAGGGCCCCACG GGGAGCTTTAAATACAAACCTGGCCAAGCTAGAGCTTTTGGAATGCTTGCAGGTGGCTCTGGCATAACCGCAATGTTTCAG CTCACTCGAGCCATACTAGAAAACCGGAAAGATAAGACCAATGTGCATCTTATCTATGCCAATGTCACCCTAGATGACATCCTGTTGAAG GAAGAGCTAGATGCCTTTGCTAGAAATTTCCCTAATCGTTTCAAAGTCTTCTATGTCTTGAATGAG CCTCCTGTGCCATGGAATGGTGGCGTTGGGTTTATAACCAAGGAAATGATTCAAACCCATTTCCCAGCACCAGCCCCAGATGTTCAG ATTCTGAGGTGCGGTCCACCAGCCATGAACATGGCCATGAAAGCTCACGTTGATGCACTTGGATACACATCAGACATGTGTTATAATGAACCCTAG